Proteins from a genomic interval of Centroberyx gerrardi isolate f3 chromosome 23, fCenGer3.hap1.cur.20231027, whole genome shotgun sequence:
- the LOC139926328 gene encoding uncharacterized protein LOC139926328 isoform X2: protein METKGENCDPVTVANGDESRPAAMETQCTPASHSVAPLLPELRLVLLGRKGAGKSSAGNTILGGAAGFESGKPTEECVKRRADVAGRRVTAVDTPGWEWYYPLNSTPNWVRRETLRSVSLCPPGPHAVLLVVRSCASMTEAFNGQIEEHLEPLGKGVWEHTMVLFTRGDELGLVSMEQRILTSGPALQKLLQKCGNRYHVLDNRSKGDGTQVKELIRKLEEMVEGKKGGSRHLGMDTAVLLGLEADGKRRARERRKKQRQMEAQVQRGTIRAALMSDGLQASELDARQSFSKAARRLPEVRLVLLGERETGKSSAGNTILGGAGFFRTGTVTEECVRQQAEVAMRLVTVVDTPGWEGGVAGATPERVKREVVGGAALCPPGPHALLLTLRVDTLVRVGPVREHLELLGEGVWRHTVLLFTHGDQLREGVDIEQHIQSGGRDLQWLLDKCRGRCHVISNGDGGGLSGGKRGSGASAQVMELLEKVEKMAAGNRCEAFSGLVQEVRDLSRQRNEKFNQRLKEIGDKMLRQETELKKMREREVKSIRWFFDRKKKVKSPGKADAEREETEEDEDRRSGERKNEIGELEERMKWLTEDKEREIQDLSGEHDRILAALHQSSREREEVSLKLEMKEREIDELKERIDEQQLKLLDLERASVENDHERKQREDEIRRRQQEWMREAENLTEKIELYKKEKAECMEKVESLQEEINECRRQYDDAILWHEREDERKAQEKNREMAEMEQQLKREMERKVHEKEKEGEEMKRDVKKALQEKQTALEGIKQREQEMEMKLNETVEEMKSQHQKAMERKIQEKENEAEGIKLQHEEKMARKLNETEKLMEARRVQHQQEIDRKQKEKEEDIERVKQQHDDEIRAIQQEKQREIKELKQQTAKEMEKQLQEKELEMAGLEQKYAVQIEEKMRENEKEKEMIHISHEKEMAQKMQENNRQMVELKHQHINEMEEKLQVNEQDKEKIIQNHKREMEQRLGEKEREIGEMKVHVKEMREKLQQKEQEKERDHLNYKKEMEQRLEEKEREVEETKQHITEMEETLQRKEEEKENVILNHKKEAEQRLEEKERKIEEMKLHVKELKEHMQQKEEEKERNDLIYKKEMEQRLEGKEREVEETKQHIKEIKENLQRKEEEKESVILNHKKEMEQRLQEKERNIEEMKLHVKGLEEHMQQKEEGKERDNLIYKKEMEQRLQEKQREIEEMKLHVQELEENVQQKEEQREMDHLNYKKTMEQRLKEKEREIEEIKQHITEMEENLQSKEEEKENVILNHKKEMKQRLEEKEREIEEIKLHVKELEEHMQQKEEEKEMDNLNYKKRMEQKLEEKEREIEEAKQHITEMEENMQRKEAEKENLILNHKKEMEQRLEEKEREVEETTQHITEMEENLQSKEEKEEVILNHKKEMEQRLQEKQREIEEMKLHVQELEENVQQKEEQREMDHLNYKKMMEQRLKERERETEEMKQHITEMEENLQRKEEKGKVILNHKKEAEQRLQEREREIEEMKLHVQEMKEKLQQKEEKERDILNHKKEAEQRLQERESEMGEIKLQLLNDMEKKLKERETEVESVKQQAESRETRWKEEQRKRDEKGENEINRLLEIIEKKTQEVTQAQGFAAQKETEMEEAEKTRANHLKEIEELKENDKNRTSSIMEMQQSHTEQERKRDAEMMEKLQEKEAELSSLKERDRENEKEIIQLRQTIEQTKSELKNLTGKMETEMTNMIQEYEKEIVRRNENVESVIKEKDGAISQLQHMEEERRQRVLDVTEKHKESQRRVEDLLERNEEMRKETDNLKRKCEEHEEECEARRDAVESREEEIRKHRSRYEEQMKSKESEIQSVRNERDREVAALKQTNDKLQREVERMREREGEGEKQLNEMRERYQRQLVEKQSVRDEGIEEEFLKRESQIAARERDMNRNEEELSKRGHELDAKEEEVVEKERKLESKEQELTKWEANLEMKQKEQEEKEEFEQDMSLRAQNIGSKEKKLENWLGALEDKQEELNSHGQDLRKKVKELKDWGRELEDKEHRLRSEERELLSWTAELETRNEQMSSKTQQLDEMGRDLAKLQEELRNREKDLKVTLEKLSKWERGLEKREAEMHKRERDHGKAEAELERSDGDLWNGQHEVDGGEFNGQESNAGVRGRNSFSLTDVFEIPADDAHVMYQEVSVADEQERREEARGKESERGGCSKDLEDQRVKTASSAAESNNCQLETLKEIELTGEKEGMKERALAERKGKEKEKEGEEPVGAKVTKLLSSSQGRRVANNKDWCESELRVVVLGENWSPRYPAGVTLLGGEASQDGSTPPGTWRGQIAGRRVAVVEPPGLRWRDGPDPNDAAQRTGILDGVSRCHPAPHVLLLVIPAFLTCTEKYRRAVEGHVSLIGEEIWQRTLVLFTWGETLGESAEQHILRNGTLTGLVEKCLGRYHVLTSRTSNSLIEGLFEKIEDIVALNSR, encoded by the exons ATGGAGACAAAGGGTGAAAACTGCGATCCAGTCACCGTCGCAAATGGTG ATGAGAGTCGGCCGGCCGCCATGGAGACACAATGCACCCCCGCTTCACACAGCGTCGCCCCTCTACTCCCAGAACTCAGACTGGTCCTCCTGGGCAGGAAAGGAGCAGGGAAGAGCTCAGCGGGCAACACCATTCTGGGAGGAGCAGCGGGGTTCGAGAGCGGAAAGCCCACGGAGGAGTGTGTGAAGAGGCGAGCGGACGTGGCGGGGAGACGGGTCACCGCGGTGGACACCCCCGGGTGGGAGTGGTACTACCCGCTCAACAGCACGCCCAACTGGGTGAGGCGAGAGACGTTGCGGAGTGTGTCGCTCTGCCCTCCCGGACCCCACGCTGTGCTCCTAGTGGTGCGGTCCTGCGCTTCGATGACAGAGGCCTTCAACGGTCAGATAGAGGAACACCTGGAGCCGCTGGGGAAAGGGGTTTGGGAGCACACCATGGTGCTGTTCACCAGGGGGGACGAGCTGGGCCTGGTGTCCATGGAGCAGCGGATCCTGACCAGCGGACCGGCGCTCCAGAAACTCCTCCAGAAGTGTGGGAACAGATACCACGTCCTGGACAATAGGAGCAAAGGAGACGGGACGCAAGTGAAAGAGCTGATAAGGAAACTGGAGGAGATGGTGGAGGGGAAGAAGGGGGGAAGCAGGCATTTGGGGATGGACACTGCGGTTCTGCTGGGTCTGGAGGCAGACGGGAAGAGGagggcgagggagaggaggaagaagcagaggCAGATGGAGGCGCAGGTGCAGAGAGGGACGATCAGAGCTGCTCTCATGA gCGATGGCCTCCAGGCCTCAGAGCTAGACGCCCGCCAGTCGTTCTCCAAGGCCGCCCGCCGTCTTCCCGAGGTCCGGCTGGTGCTGCTGGGGGAGCGCGAGACGGGGAAGAGTTCTGCCGGGAACACCATCCTGGGCGGAGCGGGCTTCTTCCGGACGGGGACGGTGACGGAGGAGTGCGTCCGGCAGCAAGCGGAGGTGGCCATGAGGCTGGTGACGGTGGTGGACACGCCGGGCTGGGAGGGCGGCGTAGCGGGCGCCACACCAGAGAGGGTGAAGAGGGAGGTGGTGGGCGGCGCGGCGCTGTGTCCCCCGGGGCCCCACGCGCTCCTGCTGACGCTGAGGGTGGATACGCTGGTGAGGGTGGGACCTGTGAGGGAGCATTTGGAGCTTCTGGGTGAGGGAGTGTGGAGGCACACCGTCCTCCTGTTCACCCACGGGGATCAGCTTCGAGAGGGGGTGGATATCGAGCAGCACATCCAGAGCGGGGGCAGGGATCTGCAGTGGCTGCTGGACAAGTGCAGAGGCAGGTGCCATGTTATTAGCAACGGAGACGGAGGAGGGCTtagtggaggaaagagaggaagtggAGCCTCTGCGCAAGTGATGGAGCTCCTGGAAAAGGTGGAAAAGATGGCGGCGGGGAATAGGTGCGAGGCTTTCTCAGGCCTGGTCCAGGAGGTCAGGGATCTCAGCCGGCAAAGGAACGAGAAGTTCAACCAGCGCCTGAAGGAGATCGGCGACAAGATGCTTCGCCAGGAGACGGAGCTGAAGaagatgagggagagggaggtgaagagcATCAGGTGGTTCTTTGACAGGAAGAAGAAGGTGAAATCACCCGGGAAGGCGGACGCCGAAAGGGAAGAGACGGAGGAAGATGAGGACAGGAGGAGCGGCGAGAGGAAGAACGAAATCGgcgagctggaggagaggatgaaatgGCTGACGGaggataaggagagagagattcaggaTCTCAGCGGAGAGCACGACAGAATCCTCGCGGCGCTGCACCAGAGCAGccgagagagggaagaggtgtCGCTCAAActggagatgaaagagagagagattgacgaGCTGAAAGAGAGAATTGACGAGCAGCAACTGAAGCTGCTCGACCTTGAGCGTGCCAGTGTGGAAAATGACcatgagagaaaacagagggaggacGAAATCAGAAGAAGGCAACAAGAGTGGATGAGGGAAGCAGAGAATTTGACAGAAAAGATAGAGCTGtacaagaaagagaaagccGAGTGCATGGAAAAAGTTGAGTCTTTACAAGAAGAAATTAATGAGTGTAGAAGACAATATGATGATGCTATTTTATGGcatgagagagaagatgagagaaaagcacaggaaaaaaacagagagatggcAGAGATGGAACAACAGctaaaaagagagatggaaagaaaagtacatgaaaaggagaaagagggggaagaaaTGAAACGTGATGTGAAGAAAGCGCTTCAGGAAAAGCAGACAGCTCTTGAGGGCATAAAGCAACGTGAACAAGAAATGGAGATGAAACTGAATGAGACAGTAGAGGAGATGAAATCACAACATCAGAAAGCgatggagagaaaaatacaagagaaagaaaacgagGCAGAAGGCATAAAACTGCAGCATGAGGAAAAGATGGCCAGAAAattgaatgaaacagaaaaactgaTGGAAGCGAGGAGAGTTCAACACCAGCAAGAAattgatagaaaacagaaagaaaaggaggaagatatAGAAAGGGTCAAACAGCAGCATGATGATGAAATAAGGGCCATACagcaagaaaaacagagagagattaaagaACTCAAAcaacagactgcaaaagaaATGGAGAAACAACTGCAAGAAAAAGAGTTAGAAATGGCAGGGTTAGAACAGAAGTACGCAGTCCAAATAGAGGAGAAAATgcgagaaaatgaaaaagagaaggaaatgatTCATATAAGTCACGAAAAAGAGATGGCACAAAAAATGCAAGAGAACAATAGACAAATGGTAGAGTTAAAACATCAGCACATTAACGAAATGGAGGAAAAACTGCAAGTGAATGAACAGGACAAGGAAAAGATAATTCAAAATcacaagagagagatggagcaaagactgggagaaaaagaaagagagattgggGAGATGAAAGTGCATGTAAAAGAAATGAGGGAAAAACTacaacaaaaagaacaagagaaagaaagggatcATTTAAATTAcaagaaagagatggagcaaagactggaagagaaagaaagagaagtagAAGAGACAAAACAGCATATAACAGAAATGGAGGAAACCCtgcaaagaaaagaagaagagaaggaaaatgtTATTCTAAATCACAAGAAAGAAGCAGAGCAAAgactggaagaaaaagaaagaaagattgagGAGATGAAACTGCATGTAAAAGAACTGAAGGAACACATGcagcaaaaagaagaagagaaagaaaggaatgatttaatttacaagaaagagatggagcaaaggctggaaggaaaagaaagagaagtagAAGAGACAAAACAGCATATAAAGGAAATTAAGGAAAACCTgcaaaggaaagaagaagagaaggaaagcgTTATTCTAAATCAcaagaaagagatggagcaAAGActgcaagaaaaagaaagaaatattgaGGAGATGAAACTGCATGTAAAAGGACTGGAGGAACACATGCAGCaaaaagaagaggggaaagaaagggataatttaatttacaagaaagagatggagcaaagactgcaagaaaaacaaagagaaattgAGGAGATGAAACTGCATGTACAAGAACTGGAGGAAAACGTGCAACAGAAAGAAGAACAAAGAGAAATGGATCATTTAAATTACAAGAAAACGATGGAGCAAAGactgaaagagaaggaaagagaaatagaagagATAAAACAGCATATAACAGAAATGGAGGAAAACCTGCAaagtaaagaagaagaaaaggaaaacgtTATTCTAAATCACAAGAAAGAGATGAAGCAAAGactggaagagaaagaaagagagattgaggaGATTAAACTGCATGTAAAAGAACTGGAGGAACACATGCaacaaaaagaagaggagaaagaaatggataatTTAAATTACAAGAAAAGGATGGAACAAAAActagaagagaaagaaagagaaatagaagagGCGAAACAGCATATAACGGAAATGGAGGAAAACATGCAAAGAAAAGAAGCAGAGAAGGAAAACCTCATTCTAAATCAcaagaaagagatggagcaaagactggaagaaaaagaaagagaagtggAAGAGACAACACAGCATATAACAGAAATGGAGGAAAACCTGCAAagtaaagaagagaaggaggaggttaTTCTAAATCAcaagaaagagatggagcaaagactgcaagaaaaacaaagagaaattgAGGAGATGAAACTGCATGTACAAGAACTGGAGGAAAACGTGCAACAGAAAGAGGAACAAAGAGAAATGGATCATTTAAATTACAAGAAAATGATGGAGcaaagactgaaagagagagaaagagaaacagaagagatgAAACAGCATATAACAGAAATGGAGGAAAACCtgcaaagaaaagaagagaaaggaaaagttATTCTAAATCACAAGAAAGAAGCAGAGCAAAGActgcaagaaagagaaagagagattgaggaGATGAAACTGCATGTACaagaaatgaaggaaaaactacaacaaaaagaagagaaagaaagggatatTTTAAATCACAAGAAAGAAGCAGAGCAAAGACtgcaagaaagagaaagcgagatgGGAGAGATTAAACTACAGCTTTTAAACGACATGGAGAAAAaactgaaagagagggaaactGAGGTAGAAAGCGTAAAACAGCAAGCCGAGTCCAGGGAGACGAGATGGAAGGAAGAACAGCGAAAGAGGGATGAGAAGGGAGAAAACGAGATCAACAGACTGCTAGAAATCattgaaaagaaaacacaagaagTAACACAGGCGCAGGGTTTTGCCGCGCAGAAGGAAACGGAgatggaagaggcagagaagacACGTGCAAACCACTTGaaagaaatagaagaactgAAAGAAAACGATAAAAACAGAACTTCCAGTATTATGGAAATGCAGCAAAGTCacacagagcaagagaggaaaagagatgcGGAAATGATGGAAAAACTACAGGAGAAAGAAGCGGAGCTCAGCAGcttgaaggagagagacagggagaacgAGAAAGAGATTATCCAACTAAGGCAAACAATCGAGCAAACAAAGTCAGAGCTGAAGAACTTGACCGGCAAGATGGAAACGGAGATGACCAACATGATACAGGAATATGAGAAGGAGATTGTGAGAAGAAATGAGAACGTGGAATCCGTCATAAAGGAGAAAGACGGAGCCATAAGCCAGTTGCAGCATATGGAGGAAGAAAGACGGCAACGCGTTCTTGACGTCAccgagaaacacaaggaaagccAGAGGAGAGTTGAGGATCTGCTTGAGCGAAatgaagagatgagaaaggagaCGGACAATCTCAAAAGGAAGTGCGAGGAGCATGAGGAGGAGTGTGAAGCACGTAGAGACGCTGTTGAgagtagagaggaagagattagAAAGCATCGGAGTAGGTACGAAGAGCAGATGAAGAGCAAGGAATCCGAAATCCAGAGCGTTCGTAACGAGAGAGATCGAGAGGTCGCCgcattaaaacagacaaatgacaaactgcagagagaggtggagaggatgagagagagagaaggtgagggtGAAAAGCAGCTGAACGAGATGAGAGAGCGTTATCAGAGACAGCTGGTGGAGAAGCAAAGCGTGAGGGACGAGGGGATCGAAGAGGAATTCCTGAAAAGGGAGAGCCAAATTGCAGCAAGGGAACGGGACATGAACAGAAACGAGGAAGAGTTGAGCAAAAGAGGACACGAACTTGACgcaaaagaggaagaggtggttgaaaaagagagaaagctggAAAGTAAGGAACAAGAACTCACGAAATGGGAAGCGAATCTAGAGATGAAACAAAAGGagcaagaggaaaaagaagaattcGAGCAAGATATGAGCCTCAGAGCTCAAAATATTGGCAGTAAAGAGAAGAAGCTGGAAAACTGGCTCGGGGCGCTGGAGGATAAACAAGAAGAGCTGAACTCTCATGGGCAAGACCTCCGGAAGAAGGTGAAAGAGCTCAAAGACTGGGGGAGAGAGCTGGAAGATAAAGAGCATCGCTTAAGGAGTGAAGAACGGGAGTTGCTCAGCTGGACGGCCGAGTTAGAGACGCGAAATGAGCAGATGAGCTCTAAAACGCAGCAACTGGATGAAATGGGGAGAGACTTGGCCAAACTGCAGGAAGAACTTCGCAACAGAGAGAAGGACTTAAAGGTCACGCTTGAGAAGCTGAGCAAATGGGAGCGGGGTCTTGAAAAAAGAGAGGCGGAGATGCACAAAAGAGAGCGGGATCACGGGAAAGCAGAGGCAGAGCTCGAGCGCTCAGACGGAGATCTGTGGAACGGGCAACATGAGGTTGACGGCGGGGAATTTAACGGACAGGAATCAAACGCGGGAGTCCGAGGGAGGAATTCGTTCAGTCTGACGGATGTGTTTGAGATCCCAGCGGACGATGCCCATGTCATGTACCAAGAGGTCAGCGTGGCGGacgagcaggagaggagggaagaggcgCGGGGGAAGGAATCGGAGCGAGGCGGATGCTCAAAAGACTTGGAGGATCAGAGGGTGAAAACAGCGTCGTCAGCTGCGGAGAGCAATAACTGTCAGCTCGAAACACTAAAAGAGATAGAGCTGACAGGGGAAAAGGaggggatgaaagagagagctttagcggagaggaaggggaaggagaaggaaaaagaaggagaggaaccCGTAGGTGCGAAGGTCACCAAGTTGTTATCTTCAAGTCAGGGCCGCCGAGTCGCAAACAACAAAGACTGGTGTGAGTCAGAGTTGAGGGTGGTGGTTTTGGGGGAGAACTGGTCGCCCCGCTACCCAGCAGGAGTCACCCTCCTTGGCGGAGAGGCGTCACAGGATGGATCGACCCCTCCCGGGACTTGGAGAGGTCAGATAGCCGGACGGCGCGTCGCTGTCGTGGAACCGCCGGGTCTCAGGTGGCGGGACGGCCCAGATCCAAACGACGCGGCGCAGAGGACGGGGATCCTGGACGGCGTTTCCCGGTGTCACCCAGCACCCCACGTTCTCCTGCTGGTCATCCCGGCCTTCCTGACCTGCACAGAGAAGTACAGGAGAGCGGTGGAGGGACATGTGAGTCTGATCGGGGAAGAGATTTGGCAGCGCACACTGGTGCTTTTCACGTGGGGGGAGACTTTAGGGGAGAGCGCAGAGCAGCATATCCTGAGGAACGGGACCCTAACGGGGCTCGTGGAGAAATGTTTGGGCCGGTATCATGTGCTGACCAGCAGAACAAGCAACTCTCTAATTGAAGGGTTATTTGAGAAGATAGAGGATATAGTGGCTTTAAACAGTAGATAG